ACATACTTCTGGCGTGACTCAATCGTTTTATTCGTTAAAAAAAGAATCTTCTTGCCCTGCTTTTGTAGGGCTTGAACCACCTCTAAGGCTCCTGCAATCACCGTTTCCCCTAAATAAATCGTGCCATCTAAATCAAAAATATAGGCTTTATACTTTTGTAGCAATGATCCCTCATCCCCCTGTTCTTTTCAAAATAAGTAAAGCTTCTATCAAAGAGATTGCCTAGTCTCTCTTTACATGTAAAAGATCCCTACCCTCACCTCAAATAAGCTTGAGGTTCATGAGTAGGGATCTCCATTTCTCTTCCCGATACATAACTCAAATCATGTGTGCCTAATGGTTAGCGTAAACGAAGCTGTAAACCATCATAGCCTATCGTGCATTTTTGCTGAATCATAGCAGGCATTGCCTCTACCGTCTTTTCATATGGCTGTTCGTCATCTAGATGAACCAGAACTAATTGACCCACCTTTTCCTTTACATTATAAGCCTCTACAACCTCAGTTAAGCTAGAGTGGTTATCCAAGTGCTCATCGGCTGACGTTGCTTCATGAATCAGGAGATCTATCCATTCATACTGCTTAATCTGCTCGTTAATCATCGTGTCAGCAGAGTAAACCGTTACGTGTCCATCCAAACGGAACTCCAATCCTGCTGTTGGTGCGGAATGTATAGCTGGGATTGTTTTTACCTCTAAGCCAGTAGAAGCGCTCCAAGAAATATGTTCCCTTTGTCCAGCATCATAGGTCTGAATATCAATTTCAAATTGTATGGGCCATTCTTTAACCTGCATAACGTCAAGATACTGCTCCAAACGCTTTTGATCAGTCTTAGAGCAATAAATGGTCAATTTTTTCCTTCTACCCTCTAGCCACATTCCCCATAGCAAAGAAGGTAGTCCAAAGATATGATCAATATGAAAATGAGTGAAGAAGACAGCGTCTATTTTCGCTTGAGGAACATCAAACTGCTTTAAACGCCTCAAGGGATTACCGCCCACATCTATCATCATAGCATGCTCCTCATGCTCAACTAGTAGATACGTATTTTCCCGATCCTTTCCTGCCACAGCGTTACCTGTTCCTAGCAATGTAATATCCATACGATCACCTCCATTCCCTTTCTGACTTTCATGCGTAATTTTCAATTAGCAAGCTTCGACATCTTGGTCTATTCTCTACTTTATCCCCGAGTGCATAAAGCTAGTCACAAACTGACGTTGAAAAATAAGGAAGGCTAGTAGCACCGGAAAAATAACCATAATGGTGGCCGCTGTTACCGTCCCCCATTGGGCACCCGTTTCATAGGATTGAGCGAACAATGCCATCCCTACCGTTAACGGACGACTATTCACTGTATCTGTAACAATTAATGGCCACATAAAATTGCTCCAATGTGTACTGATTGATACTAAAGCAAAGGCAATATACGTTGGCTTTGCGGCCGGGATATACACATGCCACAGCGTCTGCCACCAGCGACAGCCGTCGATTCGAGCTGCCTCCTCCAAATCATAAGGGACCTGCTTAAATGTTTGACGTAAAAGAAAGACACCAAAAGCAGAAGCCCAGTACGGAAGCATAACAGCTAGCTTCGTATCGACCAAGCCTAGCTGCTGCATGATCGTATAGTTAGGGAAAATAAGAATATCCGGTGGAATCATTAGCTGAGTGAGAAAGATAATAAAGATCACATTTTTACCCCAAAAGTTCACACGAGCAAACGCATAGGACGCAAGTGTAATGGTAAAAAGCTGCACAAGTAAAATCCCAAGCACGATCACAAGCGTATTGTAATAGTAAGTTAAGAATGGAGCCGAGTTCCAAGCATTAATATAGTTTTCAAAGGTAGGATTTGCCGTCCAAAAAGGGTTAACCCTCTGGGTAATCTCCCTAGATGGGGTTAATGAAGTAACAATTGTCCATATTAGAGGGACAGCAAACACAACGGCAAGCAGAACAACAACCATTCTATTTATCCATTTATTCATCAGCTTTCCCTCCTAATAATGGATTCGTTTATCTATAAACACGTAATTCACAATCGCTACAACTAATAGAATAACGAGTAAAATAACGGTTAATGCAGCCGCTTTCCCCATATCCCAAAAGCTGAACGCTGTTTCATAGATATAATAGAGTAATAGATTACTAGCATTATCTGGTCCACCCTTAGTCATGATGTATAAATGATCCACCATCTTAAAGGAATTGGTAAAAGCGATGATCAATACAAACAAAGTGGTCGGCATCAATAACGGAAAGGTGATATGTCTGAAAATCTGAAAGGGCTTGGCTCCTTCAAGCTTCGCTGCTTCATACACATCCGAAGGGAGGTTTTGCAGCCCGGCAAGGTAAAAAATCATAAAGAAGCCAGCCTCCTTCCAAACCATCATCACAATCATAGAAAACATGACCCATGCAGGGTCGCCTAACCAATTCACACCCGAGACGTTTGCTAGCTGCAGGAATTTATCCAACAGCCCATATTGAGGTGTGTAAATAAACAACCAGATGTTAGCAATAGCAATCATAGGAATAATCGTTGGGTAGAAAAAGGAAGTACGTAATAGGCTGTTCACCCTAAGCTTTCCATTAACCCAAATCGCTAAGTACATCGCTAAAAAGATACTTGTCGGCACAGTCCCGATAGCAAAAATCGCATTGTTCCACATAACCTTACGAAAAACATGATCTCCAAACACCGCTTTATATTGAGCCAGACCGACAAAATTAGATTGCACTATACTTGTCTCAAAAAGGCTTAAGTACATCGACTTGATTGCAGGATAAAACGTAAACAATCCTAGAAAAATTAAAGACGGTAACAGTAGCATATAACCAAACATGTTTTCCTTGATCCTACGCTTCAAGCGACTGGTGAATGCTATATTTTGTCGTGCATTCTGCTTCACTGAATTTTTTGTTTTAACTTCCAGCCTTAACACCACCTTTTACCGTATTCAGCACTAAGCTTTCGCTTTCAATTCTCGTATTTCTCCACTTCTTCTGCATCTTAGCTTCTAACTTTTAACTTTTAACTTCTAGATTCAAACCTTTAGCTTCTAACCTTTAGCTTCTAAATCTAACTTTTAGCTTCTTATTTACGTTTCTAATCCTGATAGCTTTTGAGCACCTCATCCGCTTCATTTTGAGCTCGCTTCAATGCTTCCTCAGGTGAAATGCTTCCTGTTAAAGCTGCTTGAAGGGCGTCATTTAAGATTTTTTGTACACGCCCGTTTTCAAAGGTAGAAAGCTCACTATCCGCATACTCAAGCTGATCTAAAGCCACTTTAGCTTCTGGGAATTCATCTACATAACTTTGCAGCTCATCGGTATCATACGCTGATTGTCTAGTCGCCACATAGCCTGTATCCATTGACCATTGAGCTACTCTTGCTGGCTCCGTTAAAAACTCAATAAATTTAACAGCTGCTTCTTTATTTTCATCAGGAATATCTTTAAACATATAGATATTTCCTCCACCCGTAGGTGTACCATGATCCTTTTTAGCTGGTAGGTACGCTACACCAAATTCAAAATCCGCCTCTTCCTTCACTCTGGTCAGGTTTCCTGTTGTGTGAAACATCATTGCTGTATTTCCGCTAATAAAATCAGATGGCACAGTAGCCCACTCAATAATTCCTTGTGGCATAACGTTATGTTTACTTCCTAAATCAACATAAAACTCCAACGCCTCTAGATTCTCTGGTGTGTCAAAATAAACCTCCGTTCCATCAGCAGACATAATGTTCTGTCCTCCGCTTGCTTGAAGGGCTAAAGCTTGGAACATCCAATACTGATAGCCTGTACTTGGAATCTCAAGTCCCCAGCGACCGTTCTCAGTCAGCTGCTCACTGTAGGCTAAGAGCTCGTCCCAGTTTGTAGGAGGCTGCTCTGGATCAAGACCTGCTTCTCTAAAGGCATCCTTGTTGTAATAAAGAACAATCGTACTTCTTTGGAAAGGAATACTCCAAACATCTTCTCCAATTTGAGAGTTAGACATAAACCCTGGAAAGAAATCATTTAAATAGCTTTGCTCGAAGTGTGGATTTAATTTTTCAATAGCATCTAATGAAAGCAAAGTGTGCAAATCTATAGAAAATAGAACTCCTAAGTCAGGAGAGTTATTCCCTTGTACAGCCGTCAAAACCTTTGTCATCGTTTCAGCATAGCTTCCGGCAAAAATAGGGGTGACCTTAATGTCCTCATGCTGCTCGTGAAACTCGGCGACCATATCATCTACGATTTTTGTAATCGGTCCACCCACCGCTACTGGAAAGTAAAATTCAAGCTCAACTTGCCCCGATTGACTACTCGACCCTGTACTGCAGCCAGCTAAAGCTAATGTAAATAGTACTAAGACAATGATTGCTTTTTTCATCATTCATTCCTCCTTAAAAAGTTGCTCATGTAAGCGTTTCCATTCCTGGTTGTCTCTATAAAACCGAATCACATGCCCCCTTTCAAAACCACATAAAGCCCCGATTGCAAAATGGCTGCACAACAAACACATCCATTTCGCACTCAGGGCTTTCTCCTCATCTCTACCCAGATGCTTTTAATCATCCTCATTATATAATTGGCTTAATCTTCTTGCTTTTGATTATAAGTAAGTTTCTCTTAGAATTCAATAGTCTTTGTGTTAATCTCTTGTAAAGAATCATTTAAGGCATTGTTAAGCTTTGTTCAGTAATTATGCCATTGCTCAAGGTCTACAATGAGTAAGCGATCGAGAGGATACGTTGTTGTATATCGGTATTTAGTAGCTCCGGCCTCTGTCATAACATACAATTGATTGCCAATGGTCGTGATCCCTTCTGACATAGGGACAAACACAAGTCTACTATGCTGCTCAGGCTTAGCCTGGCGGTCTAGGAACCACAAAGGAACCTCCTTGCCATTCACCGTAACAGACGTATGCTGTGTTTCACTCAACGGATTATTGTACCTAAATAATGTACTATCGTTCCCGCGGCCATAAGAGGTACTAAGAATAATTTGATCCTCTAAAATAACTGCCCCTTGCACCTTCTCTGTAGTCGAAAAGATCATATCAGGAGTTGCTGATACTCCACTATTTTCCGACCATTGCTCAGGAGTGAGCGAATCTGTTTGCTCATCTAAAACGTATCCAGCCATCCAAGCATAATACAGGTCACCGTCACGGTTAACCAAATGATGGCTACTATCTGTCGGATAGCTTCTAGCTTCGTAGAACTCTCCAACCCACAGCACTCCATCAGCATAAACATTGTAAGCAGCATTCACTGGAACAGGAATGTGCTCTATAAAACGTACCTCTTCATTATCCTCCGCTTCTACCAAATCACTTAGCTTCATTTGATAGAGAAAGGTTTCTGAAGCGACCCACACATGCTCACGGCTCACAGTAATCCCACCAGCATGTCCTGTATATGGGGTACCATCCTCGTTATATAGTACAACCGCTTTAACGAGTTCTTCCGTTGTGGCATCAATAACAGCTATCGTACTTGGACGTTTATCATCTAAATAGTAAATCGCTAAAAGCCAATCATTTTCTGCATCATAGCCTAGGCCTTGCGGGACTAGATCCTGAGCCAGACCAGGGATAACAGGTCCATCTTTACTGATTTCCCAAAGCATACTGTACTTCGGATCTTTAGAATGGATCACTCTTTCTTCTTGAGTGATCAGCTGATGACTTGGTGTCACTGTAACGGCAGTTGATTTTTCTGATACGTTTCCAGACATGTCCTCCGCTGTCAATTCAAAAGTAGTCTCCTGATTTCCTAACAGAGAATAGACTGTAAACTGCTGTTCAGCTGCAGATACTGAAAATTCTAGCTGACCATTTTTATAAATATGATAACGATAAAGGTCTTCTTCAGAGTTCGCTGCCCAGGTTATTTCTGCTTGCCCTGCACTCGCTACAGCTTGTACATGTGCGGGGGCTTGTGGAGCTTCTGTATGCTGCTGCGGACGTGAAGGAACCTGACCTGCTACAACCCAGCCTGGTGTAACTGGCTGATGCCCGGCTAACGTTTCCATGACAATACTACCATCCTGCGGATAACCAAACGTAATAGCTCTTAATTCGGATACATCATCACCTGAATAGTGGGCTTTAACCACTTCTAACCCATTCGGATCAATGACTGTTATCGTTTGATTATTACTATTAACTAAACCACCTATTCCCCCTAAAATTTTCAAACGTTCATCAGGGAGATATTTACTAAAATACGAAGAAAAATAGTAGCTATTAAACGCCTCTAGGGTTAAAGGCTCAATTTCTGCTCTCCGTGTCCAAAAGAGAACCGTATCCCAGGGAGCTATCTTGAAGGAATCAGTAATCTCGACATCCCAGCTACCAGATCGAATACGATAGCCTTGTAAATCTATGAATTCGGCACTATTGTTATACAGCTCTAAATATTCAAAAGCATCATAGCCAGCAAAATTATGAGTGTCTGGCACAGCTTCCGTAATCAAAAGCCTAGGGATTGACACACTCTCTTGCAGAGGTTCAGCGGTAATCGGTTCTGATTTGCTAGATTCATTGCCTACATGATCGTACGCTGTGATAGTAAAGGTGTACTCCCTGCCATTTTCTAGTGGGGCTACAGTCCACCGTTGAACATCCGCTGAAACAGTAGTGAATAATGTGCCATTAATAAAAATCCGATAGCCCTCCAAATCAGGCTCACTATTTGAGGTCCACTCTAAGGTCACATGCCCATTACCCGGATGAGCTGTTAGTCCAGTAGGTACAGCAGGTGCATGC
This genomic stretch from Bacillus horti harbors:
- a CDS encoding carbohydrate ABC transporter permease, translating into MFGYMLLLPSLIFLGLFTFYPAIKSMYLSLFETSIVQSNFVGLAQYKAVFGDHVFRKVMWNNAIFAIGTVPTSIFLAMYLAIWVNGKLRVNSLLRTSFFYPTIIPMIAIANIWLFIYTPQYGLLDKFLQLANVSGVNWLGDPAWVMFSMIVMMVWKEAGFFMIFYLAGLQNLPSDVYEAAKLEGAKPFQIFRHITFPLLMPTTLFVLIIAFTNSFKMVDHLYIMTKGGPDNASNLLLYYIYETAFSFWDMGKAAALTVILLVILLVVAIVNYVFIDKRIHY
- a CDS encoding ABC transporter substrate-binding protein; the encoded protein is MMKKAIIVLVLFTLALAGCSTGSSSQSGQVELEFYFPVAVGGPITKIVDDMVAEFHEQHEDIKVTPIFAGSYAETMTKVLTAVQGNNSPDLGVLFSIDLHTLLSLDAIEKLNPHFEQSYLNDFFPGFMSNSQIGEDVWSIPFQRSTIVLYYNKDAFREAGLDPEQPPTNWDELLAYSEQLTENGRWGLEIPSTGYQYWMFQALALQASGGQNIMSADGTEVYFDTPENLEALEFYVDLGSKHNVMPQGIIEWATVPSDFISGNTAMMFHTTGNLTRVKEEADFEFGVAYLPAKKDHGTPTGGGNIYMFKDIPDENKEAAVKFIEFLTEPARVAQWSMDTGYVATRQSAYDTDELQSYVDEFPEAKVALDQLEYADSELSTFENGRVQKILNDALQAALTGSISPEEALKRAQNEADEVLKSYQD
- a CDS encoding lamin tail domain-containing protein: MIRSNRSVALLLTLLLVLQAFFSFSVGTATTLHAGQELYSIREQVPPEQTAIQTPALLITEVVPQSSGVGQPYEYVEIFNNTSEDIDLTNYQLQYFTSNMNSPANRWTITDKTIKAKSALVLWLKKFDYPHVPLWDFNSNYGVYLIPEQVFEVELTTSAQGLHDSALRKVGIAGPDGVPISTALINEGTRDGIENRSVLYQANGSEVNMTKISNNVIPTPGTLAHAQVPGPKMPVQLVATPGNQFVDLSWDSEDSEAVAFNVYYKGAGATGSITVTEQTYATVDSLTNHQEYHFRVTSLDAEGNESPATAEVIAFPQENVDVHAPAVPTGLTAHPGNGHVTLEWTSNSEPDLEGYRIFINGTLFTTVSADVQRWTVAPLENGREYTFTITAYDHVGNESSKSEPITAEPLQESVSIPRLLITEAVPDTHNFAGYDAFEYLELYNNSAEFIDLQGYRIRSGSWDVEITDSFKIAPWDTVLFWTRRAEIEPLTLEAFNSYYFSSYFSKYLPDERLKILGGIGGLVNSNNQTITVIDPNGLEVVKAHYSGDDVSELRAITFGYPQDGSIVMETLAGHQPVTPGWVVAGQVPSRPQQHTEAPQAPAHVQAVASAGQAEITWAANSEEDLYRYHIYKNGQLEFSVSAAEQQFTVYSLLGNQETTFELTAEDMSGNVSEKSTAVTVTPSHQLITQEERVIHSKDPKYSMLWEISKDGPVIPGLAQDLVPQGLGYDAENDWLLAIYYLDDKRPSTIAVIDATTEELVKAVVLYNEDGTPYTGHAGGITVSREHVWVASETFLYQMKLSDLVEAEDNEEVRFIEHIPVPVNAAYNVYADGVLWVGEFYEARSYPTDSSHHLVNRDGDLYYAWMAGYVLDEQTDSLTPEQWSENSGVSATPDMIFSTTEKVQGAVILEDQIILSTSYGRGNDSTLFRYNNPLSETQHTSVTVNGKEVPLWFLDRQAKPEQHSRLVFVPMSEGITTIGNQLYVMTEAGATKYRYTTTYPLDRLLIVDLEQWHNY
- a CDS encoding MBL fold metallo-hydrolase produces the protein MDITLLGTGNAVAGKDRENTYLLVEHEEHAMMIDVGGNPLRRLKQFDVPQAKIDAVFFTHFHIDHIFGLPSLLWGMWLEGRRKKLTIYCSKTDQKRLEQYLDVMQVKEWPIQFEIDIQTYDAGQREHISWSASTGLEVKTIPAIHSAPTAGLEFRLDGHVTVYSADTMINEQIKQYEWIDLLIHEATSADEHLDNHSSLTEVVEAYNVKEKVGQLVLVHLDDEQPYEKTVEAMPAMIQQKCTIGYDGLQLRLR
- a CDS encoding carbohydrate ABC transporter permease, whose product is MNKWINRMVVVLLAVVFAVPLIWTIVTSLTPSREITQRVNPFWTANPTFENYINAWNSAPFLTYYYNTLVIVLGILLVQLFTITLASYAFARVNFWGKNVIFIIFLTQLMIPPDILIFPNYTIMQQLGLVDTKLAVMLPYWASAFGVFLLRQTFKQVPYDLEEAARIDGCRWWQTLWHVYIPAAKPTYIAFALVSISTHWSNFMWPLIVTDTVNSRPLTVGMALFAQSYETGAQWGTVTAATIMVIFPVLLAFLIFQRQFVTSFMHSGIK